The Christiangramia flava JLT2011 genome has a segment encoding these proteins:
- a CDS encoding response regulator, which translates to MKILAIDDQQLVLMPLAKRLKDIGYNVFTSSNPEEALLLYATFKPDLLIVDINMPKTSGIEVIKQIKSNYNEPKPIMVLSGNTDKNLIVQAFELGVRDFMKKPLSLDEVSARVKSLIGLPEQPQKLVEEREVILQHRCVGVVIPCYNEEKRLKSAEFLKFLHQNTGYHVCFVNDGSTDGTLEVLQNLRKGRENYISIYNCEQNGGKAEAVRQGLTYMASFEDLDYVGFLDADLSTDFADFDDLVKTIETSGFQIVNGSRISRMGANISKESARKLISKVINFLISSILGMSFRDTQCGAKIMRKELVPIAFQQKFLTKWLFDVEIFMRMRQHFGKEEAQKIICEQPLKRWVHEDGSKLSYSDSLKIGFQLIKIYWNYRLKPFFTQTSFSKSFSWARVMEVRDEVPLN; encoded by the coding sequence ATGAAAATATTAGCTATTGACGATCAGCAATTAGTATTGATGCCACTTGCAAAACGCTTGAAAGATATTGGCTACAATGTGTTTACCTCCAGCAATCCGGAGGAAGCCTTATTGCTATACGCCACCTTTAAGCCAGATCTACTGATCGTGGATATCAATATGCCGAAAACTTCTGGTATCGAGGTCATCAAACAAATCAAAAGTAATTACAATGAGCCCAAGCCTATTATGGTGCTTTCGGGGAATACCGATAAAAACCTGATCGTCCAAGCCTTTGAACTCGGAGTACGGGATTTTATGAAAAAACCATTGAGCCTGGACGAGGTATCTGCGAGAGTGAAAAGTTTGATTGGCCTTCCCGAGCAGCCCCAAAAATTAGTGGAAGAACGGGAAGTTATCCTGCAACATCGCTGCGTAGGTGTGGTGATTCCGTGTTATAATGAGGAAAAAAGACTTAAATCAGCAGAATTTTTGAAATTTCTGCATCAAAATACGGGTTATCACGTGTGTTTTGTGAATGATGGAAGCACCGATGGTACTTTGGAAGTGCTGCAAAATCTTCGGAAGGGACGCGAGAATTACATCAGTATCTATAATTGTGAGCAGAATGGCGGGAAAGCGGAAGCTGTTCGGCAGGGGCTAACCTACATGGCTTCCTTCGAAGACCTGGACTACGTGGGCTTTCTCGATGCCGATCTTTCTACTGATTTTGCAGACTTTGACGACCTGGTCAAGACCATTGAGACTTCCGGTTTTCAGATCGTTAACGGTTCTCGCATCAGCAGGATGGGTGCCAATATCAGTAAAGAAAGCGCGAGGAAGCTCATAAGTAAGGTCATCAATTTCCTTATCAGTAGCATTTTGGGGATGTCTTTTCGGGATACCCAGTGCGGTGCCAAGATCATGAGAAAAGAACTGGTGCCGATCGCTTTCCAGCAGAAATTCCTGACCAAATGGTTGTTTGATGTCGAAATTTTTATGCGGATGCGCCAGCACTTCGGAAAAGAGGAAGCCCAAAAAATTATCTGTGAACAACCGCTGAAGCGATGGGTTCATGAAGATGGTTCCAAATTGTCGTACAGCGATTCGCTTAAGATCGGCTTCCAGCTAATCAAGATCTATTGGAATTACCGCCT